The following are encoded in a window of Alosa sapidissima isolate fAloSap1 chromosome 10, fAloSap1.pri, whole genome shotgun sequence genomic DNA:
- the pbxip1b gene encoding pre-B-cell leukemia homeobox interacting protein 1b isoform X3 produces MSDNSNSANGNNWTIIPPEAPVAENVGPVLEDSRCHGDMSSSVDPDPPPGVQIESAHPPLQQMGPEPSSEAQAQPLLSSRAEALHGQSGTNQPVEQEPVSEGLSLDGLDDHTQNDDSTPSVVPLSSVAEGDESTGLDEHSVHDGYAEGHTHSSTETDLFSDSYTHISSTPDAIHTVEKEEELQEKEEGLDQGRKGTDEVILSDSPQESVAASAEGESEGDGLRRRRKVSLLGSLDGEREEEEEEEEEEYRPPPAREEEAGLSLNKCILGALLLLGLGTIFFSETDDVKELKDRDLAQEWLKSEGRPDAYAGVKHPGLVDKENEQIAVLQAQLQQAQKEQLTSAQQLLQEGVKEQERWEHLEEENLKMKGELESLPARQKELEQENERMRKEQEKSRRELDALKAKMGAVPSAGQPTEQQSSQDPQQKGGGEDAKDKKKPPKLEKEKVEKEQKKEWKKKEKKEEKEGKKDKGAKKEGGERKEGKEKKQHGTKEKRGAEEGKEWKDRGAKEKKEEKDWKKKEKKLWAEEGKAEKKERKEWKEDKKWKKDKSMDGHREVERKEWRELEEKREKRGGKDGEKKHREEDGAGKKDKKRKGDEMSDGKVKKEKKEWKDREERSEESDWRKRKEDGKKKSMEWRERTEERKHSGGKAKERSNEEEEEEEEVRGKGKEHGRAHKWKKPRDDHHTRNDRHKEQGRAAKHHKDDKKDNRGQITDDKTSSHLHDDDDDEHDDDGDASHLRGDYWSQQRQKLHHSRGPPAECSDAAACARAQGLVPVSLADFEALLLAYLDRLDVGAASSSEDQASRRQKLGALVREFFAADGLFVHDRTPFGEFVEDVSDILEDMAEEGENQEMEEEMEGFEKEALERFAMQEEGGKGGADRGEESKRRSGRVKG; encoded by the exons ATGTCTGACAACAGCAATAGTGCCAATGGCAACAACTGGACCATCATACCACCAGAG GCACCTGTTGCTGAGAATGTCGGTCCAGTTCTAGAGGACTCCCGTTGCCATGGAGACATGAGCAGCTCTGTGGACCCAGATCCTCCCCCAGGGGTGCAGATTGAGTCGGCCCACCCCCCCTTGCAGCAGATGGGACCAGAACCCTCGTCAGAGGCCCAGGCGCAGCCACTGCTCTCGTCAAGAGCAGAAGCGCTACACGGGCAGAGTGGAACCAACCAGCCTGTCGAGCAAGAACCG GTAAGTGAAGGACTGTCCCTGGATGGCCTTGATGACCACACTCAGAATGACGACTCCACCCCCAGTGTGGTTCCTCTGAGCTCAGTCGCAGAGGGCGATGAGTCCACGGGCCTCGATGAGCACAGTGTGCACGATGGCTACGCAGAGGGCCACACCCACTCCAGCACCGAGACGGATCTCTTCTCTGATTCGTACACGCATATAAGCTCCACCCCTGATGCCATACACACtgtagagaaggaggaggagcttcaagagaaagaggaggggctTGACCAGGGGAGAAAAGGCACTGATGAAGTAATACTGTCAG ACAGCCCGCAGGAGTCGGTGGCGGCGtcggcagagggagagagcgagggagacggcctgaggaggaggaggaaggtgtCCCTGCTGGGCTCCCtggacggagagagggaggaggaggaggaggaggaggaggaggagtaccgGCCGCCCCCAGCTAGGGAGGAGGAGGCGGGCCTGTCTCTGAACAAGTGCATCCTGggagctctgctgctgctgggcttgGGGACCATCTTCTTCTCTG AAACAGATGATGTGAAGGAGTTGAAAGATCGAGATCTCGCTCAG GAATGGTTGAAGAGCGAAGGACGTCCAGACGCTTATGCTGGAGTGAAGCACCCCGGACTGGTGGACAAAGAAAATGAACAGATCGCAGTACTACAGGCCCAGttgcag CAGGCCCAGAAGGAGCAGCTCACGTCTGCCCAGCAGCTGCTGCAGGAGGGGGTCAAGGAGCAGGAGAGGTGGGAGCACCTGGAGGAGGAGAACCTGAAGATGAAGGGGGAGTTGGAGTCACTGCCTGCCCGACAGaaggagctggagcaggagaacgagaggatgaggaaggagCAGGAGAAGTCCAGGAGGGAGCTGGACGCTCTCAAGGCCAAGATGG GAGCAGTGCCCTCTGCTGGTCAACCCACAGAACAGCAGAGCAGCCAAGATCCACagcaaaagggggggggggaagatgCAAAGGATAAGAAAAAACCTCCGAagttggagaaagagaaagttgaAAAAGAGCAGAAGAAAGAatggaagaagaaggagaagaaggaggaaaaagaggggaagaaagaCAAAGGTGCCAAGAAAGAaggtggagagaggaaagaggggaaGGAGAAGAAACAACATGGAACGAAGGAGAAAAGGGGTGCAGAGGAAGGCAAGGAATGGAAAGACAGAGGAgcaaaggagaagaaagaggagaaagattggaagaagaaagagaagaagctTTGGGCAGAGGAGGGCAAGGCTgaaaagaaggagaggaaagagtgGAAGGAGGACAAGAAGTGGAAGAAGGACAAAAGCATGGATGGACACAGGGAAGTAGAGAGGAAGGAATGGAGAGAattggaggagaaaagagagaaaaggggaggaaaagatggagagaagaagcacagagaggaagatggagcAGGGAAGAAGGATAAGAAAAGGAAAGGTGATGAAATGAGCGATGGAAAagtgaagaaggagaagaaagaatGGAAAGACCGAGAGGAACGGAGTGAAGAGTCGGACTGGAGGAAAAGGAAAGAAGACGGCAAGAAAAAGAGcatggaatggagagagaggacggAGGAGAGGAAACACTCTGGTGGCAAAGCCAAGGAGCGGTctaatgaggaagaggaagaggaagaggaagtgcgTGGGAAAGGGAAGGAGCATGGAAGAGCTCACAAGTGGAAAAAGCCCAGAGATGACCATCACACCAGAAATGACCGTCACAAAGAACAGGGCAGAGCCGCAAAACACCACAAAGACGACAAGAAAGACAATCGCGGCCAGATCACGGACGACAAGACGTCTTCCCATCTTCACGATGACGACGACGATGAGCACGATGATGACGGCGACGCCAGTCATCTCCGCGGCGACTACTGGAGCCAGCAGCGACAGAAGCTGCATCACTCCCGCGGGCCTCCGGCCGAGTGCTCGGACGCTGCCGCCTGCGCCCGCGCCCAGGGCCTCGTCCCCGTCTCCCTGGCCGACTTCGAGGCCTTGCTTCTGGCCTACCTGGACCGCCTGGACGTCggcgctgcctcctcctccgagGACCAGGCCTCCAGGAGACAGAAGCTCGGCGCACTGGTGAGGGAGTTCTTCGCGGCCGACGGACTCTTCGTCCACGACCGGACACCCTTCGGCGAGTTTGTGGAGGACGTGTCGGACATTCTGGAGGACAtggcagaggagggggagaaccaggagatggaggaggagatggagggctTCGAGAAGGAGGCGCTGGAGAGGTTTGCCAtgcaggaggagggagggaagggtggcgcggacagaggagaggagtccaAGAGAAGGAGTGGCAGAGTAAAGGGCTGA
- the pbxip1b gene encoding pre-B-cell leukemia homeobox interacting protein 1b isoform X1: MSDNSNSANGNNWTIIPPEAPVAENVGPVLEDSRCHGDMSSSVDPDPPPGVQIESAHPPLQQMGPEPSSEAQAQPLLSSRAEALHGQSGTNQPVEQEPVSEGLSLDGLDDHTQNDDSTPSVVPLSSVAEGDESTGLDEHSVHDGYAEGHTHSSTETDLFSDSYTHISSTPDAIHTVEKEEELQEKEEGLDQGRKGTDEVILSDSPQESVAASAEGESEGDGLRRRRKVSLLGSLDGEREEEEEEEEEEYRPPPAREEEAGLSLNKCILGALLLLGLGTIFFSGVFMDLDEETDDVKELKDRDLAQEWLKSEGRPDAYAGVKHPGLVDKENEQIAVLQAQLQQAQKEQLTSAQQLLQEGVKEQERWEHLEEENLKMKGELESLPARQKELEQENERMRKEQEKSRRELDALKAKMGAVPSAGQPTEQQSSQDPQQKGGGEDAKDKKKPPKLEKEKVEKEQKKEWKKKEKKEEKEGKKDKGAKKEGGERKEGKEKKQHGTKEKRGAEEGKEWKDRGAKEKKEEKDWKKKEKKLWAEEGKAEKKERKEWKEDKKWKKDKSMDGHREVERKEWRELEEKREKRGGKDGEKKHREEDGAGKKDKKRKGDEMSDGKVKKEKKEWKDREERSEESDWRKRKEDGKKKSMEWRERTEERKHSGGKAKERSNEEEEEEEEVRGKGKEHGRAHKWKKPRDDHHTRNDRHKEQGRAAKHHKDDKKDNRGQITDDKTSSHLHDDDDDEHDDDGDASHLRGDYWSQQRQKLHHSRGPPAECSDAAACARAQGLVPVSLADFEALLLAYLDRLDVGAASSSEDQASRRQKLGALVREFFAADGLFVHDRTPFGEFVEDVSDILEDMAEEGENQEMEEEMEGFEKEALERFAMQEEGGKGGADRGEESKRRSGRVKG, encoded by the exons ATGTCTGACAACAGCAATAGTGCCAATGGCAACAACTGGACCATCATACCACCAGAG GCACCTGTTGCTGAGAATGTCGGTCCAGTTCTAGAGGACTCCCGTTGCCATGGAGACATGAGCAGCTCTGTGGACCCAGATCCTCCCCCAGGGGTGCAGATTGAGTCGGCCCACCCCCCCTTGCAGCAGATGGGACCAGAACCCTCGTCAGAGGCCCAGGCGCAGCCACTGCTCTCGTCAAGAGCAGAAGCGCTACACGGGCAGAGTGGAACCAACCAGCCTGTCGAGCAAGAACCG GTAAGTGAAGGACTGTCCCTGGATGGCCTTGATGACCACACTCAGAATGACGACTCCACCCCCAGTGTGGTTCCTCTGAGCTCAGTCGCAGAGGGCGATGAGTCCACGGGCCTCGATGAGCACAGTGTGCACGATGGCTACGCAGAGGGCCACACCCACTCCAGCACCGAGACGGATCTCTTCTCTGATTCGTACACGCATATAAGCTCCACCCCTGATGCCATACACACtgtagagaaggaggaggagcttcaagagaaagaggaggggctTGACCAGGGGAGAAAAGGCACTGATGAAGTAATACTGTCAG ACAGCCCGCAGGAGTCGGTGGCGGCGtcggcagagggagagagcgagggagacggcctgaggaggaggaggaaggtgtCCCTGCTGGGCTCCCtggacggagagagggaggaggaggaggaggaggaggaggaggagtaccgGCCGCCCCCAGCTAGGGAGGAGGAGGCGGGCCTGTCTCTGAACAAGTGCATCCTGggagctctgctgctgctgggcttgGGGACCATCTTCTTCTCTG GTGTGTTTATGGACCTGGATGAGG AAACAGATGATGTGAAGGAGTTGAAAGATCGAGATCTCGCTCAG GAATGGTTGAAGAGCGAAGGACGTCCAGACGCTTATGCTGGAGTGAAGCACCCCGGACTGGTGGACAAAGAAAATGAACAGATCGCAGTACTACAGGCCCAGttgcag CAGGCCCAGAAGGAGCAGCTCACGTCTGCCCAGCAGCTGCTGCAGGAGGGGGTCAAGGAGCAGGAGAGGTGGGAGCACCTGGAGGAGGAGAACCTGAAGATGAAGGGGGAGTTGGAGTCACTGCCTGCCCGACAGaaggagctggagcaggagaacgagaggatgaggaaggagCAGGAGAAGTCCAGGAGGGAGCTGGACGCTCTCAAGGCCAAGATGG GAGCAGTGCCCTCTGCTGGTCAACCCACAGAACAGCAGAGCAGCCAAGATCCACagcaaaagggggggggggaagatgCAAAGGATAAGAAAAAACCTCCGAagttggagaaagagaaagttgaAAAAGAGCAGAAGAAAGAatggaagaagaaggagaagaaggaggaaaaagaggggaagaaagaCAAAGGTGCCAAGAAAGAaggtggagagaggaaagaggggaaGGAGAAGAAACAACATGGAACGAAGGAGAAAAGGGGTGCAGAGGAAGGCAAGGAATGGAAAGACAGAGGAgcaaaggagaagaaagaggagaaagattggaagaagaaagagaagaagctTTGGGCAGAGGAGGGCAAGGCTgaaaagaaggagaggaaagagtgGAAGGAGGACAAGAAGTGGAAGAAGGACAAAAGCATGGATGGACACAGGGAAGTAGAGAGGAAGGAATGGAGAGAattggaggagaaaagagagaaaaggggaggaaaagatggagagaagaagcacagagaggaagatggagcAGGGAAGAAGGATAAGAAAAGGAAAGGTGATGAAATGAGCGATGGAAAagtgaagaaggagaagaaagaatGGAAAGACCGAGAGGAACGGAGTGAAGAGTCGGACTGGAGGAAAAGGAAAGAAGACGGCAAGAAAAAGAGcatggaatggagagagaggacggAGGAGAGGAAACACTCTGGTGGCAAAGCCAAGGAGCGGTctaatgaggaagaggaagaggaagaggaagtgcgTGGGAAAGGGAAGGAGCATGGAAGAGCTCACAAGTGGAAAAAGCCCAGAGATGACCATCACACCAGAAATGACCGTCACAAAGAACAGGGCAGAGCCGCAAAACACCACAAAGACGACAAGAAAGACAATCGCGGCCAGATCACGGACGACAAGACGTCTTCCCATCTTCACGATGACGACGACGATGAGCACGATGATGACGGCGACGCCAGTCATCTCCGCGGCGACTACTGGAGCCAGCAGCGACAGAAGCTGCATCACTCCCGCGGGCCTCCGGCCGAGTGCTCGGACGCTGCCGCCTGCGCCCGCGCCCAGGGCCTCGTCCCCGTCTCCCTGGCCGACTTCGAGGCCTTGCTTCTGGCCTACCTGGACCGCCTGGACGTCggcgctgcctcctcctccgagGACCAGGCCTCCAGGAGACAGAAGCTCGGCGCACTGGTGAGGGAGTTCTTCGCGGCCGACGGACTCTTCGTCCACGACCGGACACCCTTCGGCGAGTTTGTGGAGGACGTGTCGGACATTCTGGAGGACAtggcagaggagggggagaaccaggagatggaggaggagatggagggctTCGAGAAGGAGGCGCTGGAGAGGTTTGCCAtgcaggaggagggagggaagggtggcgcggacagaggagaggagtccaAGAGAAGGAGTGGCAGAGTAAAGGGCTGA
- the pbxip1b gene encoding pre-B-cell leukemia homeobox interacting protein 1b isoform X2: MSDNSNSANGNNWTIIPPEAPVAENVGPVLEDSRCHGDMSSSVDPDPPPGVQIESAHPPLQQMGPEPSSEAQAQPLLSSRAEALHGQSGTNQPVEQEPVSEGLSLDGLDDHTQNDDSTPSVVPLSSVAEGDESTGLDEHSVHDGYAEGHTHSSTETDLFSDSYTHISSTPDAIHTVEKEEELQEKEEGLDQGRKGTDEVILSDSPQESVAASAEGESEGDGLRRRRKVSLLGSLDGEREEEEEEEEEEYRPPPAREEEAGLSLNKCILGALLLLGLGTIFFSGVFMDLDEETDDVKELKDRDLAQEWLKSEGRPDAYAGVKHPGLVDKENEQIAVLQAQLQAQKEQLTSAQQLLQEGVKEQERWEHLEEENLKMKGELESLPARQKELEQENERMRKEQEKSRRELDALKAKMGAVPSAGQPTEQQSSQDPQQKGGGEDAKDKKKPPKLEKEKVEKEQKKEWKKKEKKEEKEGKKDKGAKKEGGERKEGKEKKQHGTKEKRGAEEGKEWKDRGAKEKKEEKDWKKKEKKLWAEEGKAEKKERKEWKEDKKWKKDKSMDGHREVERKEWRELEEKREKRGGKDGEKKHREEDGAGKKDKKRKGDEMSDGKVKKEKKEWKDREERSEESDWRKRKEDGKKKSMEWRERTEERKHSGGKAKERSNEEEEEEEEVRGKGKEHGRAHKWKKPRDDHHTRNDRHKEQGRAAKHHKDDKKDNRGQITDDKTSSHLHDDDDDEHDDDGDASHLRGDYWSQQRQKLHHSRGPPAECSDAAACARAQGLVPVSLADFEALLLAYLDRLDVGAASSSEDQASRRQKLGALVREFFAADGLFVHDRTPFGEFVEDVSDILEDMAEEGENQEMEEEMEGFEKEALERFAMQEEGGKGGADRGEESKRRSGRVKG, translated from the exons ATGTCTGACAACAGCAATAGTGCCAATGGCAACAACTGGACCATCATACCACCAGAG GCACCTGTTGCTGAGAATGTCGGTCCAGTTCTAGAGGACTCCCGTTGCCATGGAGACATGAGCAGCTCTGTGGACCCAGATCCTCCCCCAGGGGTGCAGATTGAGTCGGCCCACCCCCCCTTGCAGCAGATGGGACCAGAACCCTCGTCAGAGGCCCAGGCGCAGCCACTGCTCTCGTCAAGAGCAGAAGCGCTACACGGGCAGAGTGGAACCAACCAGCCTGTCGAGCAAGAACCG GTAAGTGAAGGACTGTCCCTGGATGGCCTTGATGACCACACTCAGAATGACGACTCCACCCCCAGTGTGGTTCCTCTGAGCTCAGTCGCAGAGGGCGATGAGTCCACGGGCCTCGATGAGCACAGTGTGCACGATGGCTACGCAGAGGGCCACACCCACTCCAGCACCGAGACGGATCTCTTCTCTGATTCGTACACGCATATAAGCTCCACCCCTGATGCCATACACACtgtagagaaggaggaggagcttcaagagaaagaggaggggctTGACCAGGGGAGAAAAGGCACTGATGAAGTAATACTGTCAG ACAGCCCGCAGGAGTCGGTGGCGGCGtcggcagagggagagagcgagggagacggcctgaggaggaggaggaaggtgtCCCTGCTGGGCTCCCtggacggagagagggaggaggaggaggaggaggaggaggaggagtaccgGCCGCCCCCAGCTAGGGAGGAGGAGGCGGGCCTGTCTCTGAACAAGTGCATCCTGggagctctgctgctgctgggcttgGGGACCATCTTCTTCTCTG GTGTGTTTATGGACCTGGATGAGG AAACAGATGATGTGAAGGAGTTGAAAGATCGAGATCTCGCTCAG GAATGGTTGAAGAGCGAAGGACGTCCAGACGCTTATGCTGGAGTGAAGCACCCCGGACTGGTGGACAAAGAAAATGAACAGATCGCAGTACTACAGGCCCAGttgcag GCCCAGAAGGAGCAGCTCACGTCTGCCCAGCAGCTGCTGCAGGAGGGGGTCAAGGAGCAGGAGAGGTGGGAGCACCTGGAGGAGGAGAACCTGAAGATGAAGGGGGAGTTGGAGTCACTGCCTGCCCGACAGaaggagctggagcaggagaacgagaggatgaggaaggagCAGGAGAAGTCCAGGAGGGAGCTGGACGCTCTCAAGGCCAAGATGG GAGCAGTGCCCTCTGCTGGTCAACCCACAGAACAGCAGAGCAGCCAAGATCCACagcaaaagggggggggggaagatgCAAAGGATAAGAAAAAACCTCCGAagttggagaaagagaaagttgaAAAAGAGCAGAAGAAAGAatggaagaagaaggagaagaaggaggaaaaagaggggaagaaagaCAAAGGTGCCAAGAAAGAaggtggagagaggaaagaggggaaGGAGAAGAAACAACATGGAACGAAGGAGAAAAGGGGTGCAGAGGAAGGCAAGGAATGGAAAGACAGAGGAgcaaaggagaagaaagaggagaaagattggaagaagaaagagaagaagctTTGGGCAGAGGAGGGCAAGGCTgaaaagaaggagaggaaagagtgGAAGGAGGACAAGAAGTGGAAGAAGGACAAAAGCATGGATGGACACAGGGAAGTAGAGAGGAAGGAATGGAGAGAattggaggagaaaagagagaaaaggggaggaaaagatggagagaagaagcacagagaggaagatggagcAGGGAAGAAGGATAAGAAAAGGAAAGGTGATGAAATGAGCGATGGAAAagtgaagaaggagaagaaagaatGGAAAGACCGAGAGGAACGGAGTGAAGAGTCGGACTGGAGGAAAAGGAAAGAAGACGGCAAGAAAAAGAGcatggaatggagagagaggacggAGGAGAGGAAACACTCTGGTGGCAAAGCCAAGGAGCGGTctaatgaggaagaggaagaggaagaggaagtgcgTGGGAAAGGGAAGGAGCATGGAAGAGCTCACAAGTGGAAAAAGCCCAGAGATGACCATCACACCAGAAATGACCGTCACAAAGAACAGGGCAGAGCCGCAAAACACCACAAAGACGACAAGAAAGACAATCGCGGCCAGATCACGGACGACAAGACGTCTTCCCATCTTCACGATGACGACGACGATGAGCACGATGATGACGGCGACGCCAGTCATCTCCGCGGCGACTACTGGAGCCAGCAGCGACAGAAGCTGCATCACTCCCGCGGGCCTCCGGCCGAGTGCTCGGACGCTGCCGCCTGCGCCCGCGCCCAGGGCCTCGTCCCCGTCTCCCTGGCCGACTTCGAGGCCTTGCTTCTGGCCTACCTGGACCGCCTGGACGTCggcgctgcctcctcctccgagGACCAGGCCTCCAGGAGACAGAAGCTCGGCGCACTGGTGAGGGAGTTCTTCGCGGCCGACGGACTCTTCGTCCACGACCGGACACCCTTCGGCGAGTTTGTGGAGGACGTGTCGGACATTCTGGAGGACAtggcagaggagggggagaaccaggagatggaggaggagatggagggctTCGAGAAGGAGGCGCTGGAGAGGTTTGCCAtgcaggaggagggagggaagggtggcgcggacagaggagaggagtccaAGAGAAGGAGTGGCAGAGTAAAGGGCTGA
- the LOC121721168 gene encoding lens epithelial cell protein LEP503, translated as MHPQRPLPQAMPSSLGQHLRDAALGLGRGKNLLGGNIAYGFIQSLKECLYFLLCCWCIKEILD; from the coding sequence ATGCACCCTCAGCGTCCCCTGCCCCAGGCCATGCCCTCCTCTCTGGGGCAGCACCTGAGAGACGCTGCCCTGGGCTTGGGGCGCGGAAAGAACCTGCTGGGCGGGAACATTGCCTACGGCTTCATCCAGTCGCTCAAGGAGTGCCTCTACTTCCTGCTCTGCTGCTGGTGCATCAAGGAGATCCTGGACTGA
- the shc1 gene encoding LOW QUALITY PROTEIN: SHC-transforming protein 1 (The sequence of the model RefSeq protein was modified relative to this genomic sequence to represent the inferred CDS: deleted 5 bases in 4 codons), protein MELVPNTKYSPFRSESLSSTDESNPPLVSALGPPDPAHGLRVSPPSLSSSSLTPILPPAESSPTTLCSFFPRMGALRLGVSAGLLPGLRGSSRPGSGEAQAEGGGGGEPAVVVSGLPLAPLAPLPALPLLTAHSPQDMNRLGGASRRVRVEGGQLGGDEWTRHGSFVNKPQRGWLHADNVVSSTGVSYTVRQDGLLILIWSSYLKIEKRCLSSFMKLQHVLFQCKKLTSCQNRLKKAERAGLMQSISCVLACHILECSEGLAQEVISTIGQAFELRFKQYLKNPPKLVTPHDRMAPFDGSAWEEEDEEVAPAPEVPYYNNFPGKQPPPGGLVDMRTRPGHSTGATLPYGQNDIHKQPLPPLPVGVKEGGRDMFDDPSYVNVDKTRPPASAANGNAHRDAFDMKPFDDALGISGMSGSVAPPLAEQLQSEPWFHGPLSRRQAERLLTRDGDFLVRESGTTPGQYVLTGQQGGQPKHLLLVDPEGVVRTKDHRFESVSHLISYHMDNRLPIVSAGSEVCLQQPVERRL, encoded by the exons ATGGAGCTGGTCCCCAATACCAAGTACAGCCCCTTCCGGAGCGAGTCCCTGAGCTCGACGGACGAGAGCAACCCCCCCCTCGTGTCCGCCCTCGGCCCCCCTGACCCCGCTCACGGCCTCCGTGTATCCCCCCCCTCGCTCTCGTCCTcctccctcacc cccatcctgCCCCCAGCCGAGAGCAGCCCCACCACGCTCTGCTCCTTCTTCCCCAGGATGGGGGCCCTGCGCCTGGGCGTCTCGGCTGGCCTGCTCCCTGGCCTCCGGGGCTCCAGCAGGCCGGGCTCCGGGGAGGCCCAG GccgagggtggaggagggggggagccGGCGGTGGTGGTGTCGGGTCTCCCCCTGGCCCCCCTGGCTCCTCTCCCGGCGCTGCCCCTGCTAACGGCCCACTCTCCGCAGGACATGAACCGGCTGGGTGGAGCGTCGCGGCGCGTGCGCGTGGAGGGTGGTCAGCTG GGGGGCGACGAATGGACGCGCCACGGATCCTTCGTCAACAAGCCGCAGCGTGGCTGG TTGCACGCCGACAACGTGGTCAGCTCCACCGGCGTCTCCTACACAGTCAGG CAAGATGGCCTCCTCATACTTATTTGGAGCAG TTATCTGAAAATAGAAAAAAGATGTTTGTCAAGTTTCATGAAACTCCAGCATGTGCTGTTTCAGTGTAAAAAGCTGACGTCATGTCAAAACAGACTAAAAAAAGCTGAAAGGGCTGGTTTGATGCAATCCATTTCCTGTGTGCTAGCGTGTCACATCCTGGAGTGCTCAGAGGGTCTGGCTCAGGAGGTCATCAGCACCATTGGCCAGGCCTTCGAGCTGCGCTTCAAGCAGTACCTGAAGAACCCGCCCAAACTGGTCACGCCACATGACCG gaTGGCTCCATTTGACGGTTCAGCgtgggaagaggaggatgaagaggtggCTCCTGCCCCTGAGGTTCCATACTATAACAACTTCCCTGGGAAACAGCCGCCCCCTGGGGGCTTGGTGGACATGCGCACCCGACCGGGACACAGCACAGGGGCAACGCTg CCCTACGGACAAAACGACATACACAAGCAGCCGCTGCCTCCACTCCCAG TGGGAGTGAAAGAGGGGGGGCGTGACATGTTTGATGACCCCTCCTATGTCAATGTGGACAAGACCCGCCCCCCTGCATCAGCAGCCAATGGCAACGCTCACAGAGATGCTTTTGATATGA AGCCGTTTGACGACGCGCTGGGCATCTCTGGCATGTCCGGCTCGGTGGCGCCCCCGCTGGCCGAGCAGCTGCAGAGCGAGCCCTGGTTCCATGGCCCACTGAGCCGCAGGCAGGCCGAACGGCTGCTGACGCGCGACGGAGACTTCCTGGTGCGCGAGTCCGGCACCACGCCGGGGCAGTACGTGCTGACGGGACAGCAAGGTGGACAGCCCAAACACCTGCTGCTCGTGGACCCGGAGGGAGTG gTGCGAACCAAAGACCACCGTTTTGAAAGCGTGAGCCACCTGATCAGCTACCACATGGACAACCGGTTGCCTATCGTCTCGGCAGGAAGTGAGGTGTGCCTACAGCAGCCAGTCGAGCGCAGGCTCTGA